In a single window of the Solea senegalensis isolate Sse05_10M linkage group LG1, IFAPA_SoseM_1, whole genome shotgun sequence genome:
- the mbtps2 gene encoding membrane-bound transcription factor site-2 protease, whose translation MIPVPLLVFVMAAWCAVYLADTLLKSSATYRIGYESWLASHGLALSPFHVRWQTTVFNRLFAYCARINPGALYLWFTSGLVFGIVAMLGSVVLLVRTLQQTLTQMTTNNPRVASQQALQVVVPGVNLPTNQLAYFFSALLLSGVIHELGHAVAALREQVRVNGFGMFVFVVYPGAFVDLFTSHLNLISPTQQLRIFCAGVWHNFVLCVAALAFLFLLPVFLFPVYSTGGGALVIEVVQGSAADGPRGLSVGDIVTGLEDCSVTGVEDWNRCLSHLSRTPQTGYCVPTSSLQPSWAHGRPYRRLDGTMDCCSNNSLTDLCFSFMNPQSKSSVEKEYACVPVRKMVTGTRLCRTDDDCGAHSRGAAICVTPSLENQTRFIRVTHPPNTHMLFVGYPPHLQYAVSLTNFVPRFGFLHLDLPVFLETFCKYVVSLSGALAVVNSVPCFALDGQWMLNALLEATLVSVVTDRQKRELIGFFLLLAGSALLAANVALGLWMVTAR comes from the exons ATGATCCCCGTGCCTCTGCTGGTGTTTGTGATGGCAGCCTGGTGCGCTGTGTACCTGGCTGACACACTGCTCAAG TCGTCAGCGACGTACCGGATCGGCTACGAGTCATGGCTGGCGAGTCACGGACTCGCACTCTCTCCGTTCCACGTGAGGTGGCAGACCACCGTGTTCAACCGGCTGTTCGCGTACTGCGCCCGTATCAATCCCGGAGCTCTGTACCTGTG GTTCACCAGTGGACTGGTGTTTGGCATCGTGGCCATGCTGGGGTCCGTGGTGCTACTGGTGAGGACGCTGCAGCAGACGCTCACTCAGATGACCACCAACAATCCTCGTGTCGCAAGCCAGCAGGCCCTGCAGGTGGTG gtccCAGGAGTTAATCTGCCCACCAATCAGCTGGCCTACTTCTTCAGCGCTCTGCTGCTCAGCGGAGTCATACATGAGCTGGGCCACGCTGTGGCAGCACTGAG ggaGCAAGTGCGAGTAAATGGCTTTGGCATGTTTGTGTTCGTGGTTTACCCCGGTGCCTTCGTGGACCTCTTCACCTCTCACCTCAACCTCATATCGCCCACGCAGCAGCTCCGCATCTTCTGCGCCG GCGTTTGGCACaactttgttctgtgtgtggcGGCGTTGGCGTTCCTCTTCCTGTTGCCCGTGTTTCTATTTCCTGTGTATTCCACTGGAGGTGGAGCTCTGGTCATCGAGGTCGTGCAG GGCTCGGCGGCCGATGGTCCTCGGGGTCTGTCGGTCGGAGACATTGTGACGGGGCTGGAGGACTGTTCCGTCACCGGAGTGGAGGACTGGAACCGCTGTCTGTCCCACCTGTCTCGCACACCTCAGACCGGCTACTGTGTCCCCACGTCCAGCCTGCAGCCCAGCTGGGCTCATGGGAGAC CTTACAGGCGTCTGGATGGAACCATGGActgctgcagcaacaacagcctGACAGATCTCTGCTTCTCCTTCATGAACCCACAGAGCAAGAGCAGCGTAGAGAAGGag TACGCCTGCGTGCCGGTGCGTAAGATGGTGACGGGGACGCGTTTGTGTCGCACGGACGACGACTGCGGCGCGCACTCCCGCGGCGCCGCCATCTGCGTCACGCCGTCTCTGGAAAACCAGACGCGCTTCATCCGCGTCACGCACCCTCCCAACACGCACATGCTGTTTGTGGGTTACCCGCCGCACCTTCAATACGCTG TGAGTTTGACCAACTTTGTCCCTCGCTTTGGTTTCCTCCACCTGGATCTGCCCGTCTTCCTGGAGACCTTCTGCAA ATACGTGGTGTCCCTCTCTGGCGCGTTAGCCGTCGTCAACTCCGTGCCGTGCTTCGCCCTGGACGGGCAGTGGATGCTGAACGCTCTGTTGGAGGCCACGCTGGTCTCCGTGGTAACGGACCGCCAAAAGCGCGAGCTGATTGGCTTCTTCCTGTTGCTGGCGGGCAGCGCTCTGCTGGCCGCTAACGTGGCGCTGGGCCTGTGGATGGTCACAGCGCGGTAA